Proteins co-encoded in one Paraburkholderia edwinii genomic window:
- a CDS encoding rubredoxin gives MEYRSWMCLICGWIYEEEAGLPDEGIAPGTRWEDVPINWTCPECGARKEDFEMVQI, from the coding sequence ATGGAATATAGAAGCTGGATGTGCCTGATCTGCGGCTGGATCTACGAGGAAGAAGCCGGCTTGCCGGACGAAGGTATCGCGCCGGGTACGCGCTGGGAGGATGTGCCGATCAACTGGACCTGCCCCGAGTGCGGGGCGCGCAAGGAAGACTTCGAAATGGTCCAGATCTGA
- a CDS encoding hydroxymethylpyrimidine/phosphomethylpyrimidine kinase: MPSDTPPIVLTFGLSDPTGASGLQADLMTLASMGCHGVTVLTGYTVRDSASCDEVTALDPETVATQARMLLEDMPIAAFKVGAATRAEVVSAIAEVVADYDDVPLILAPDFTLDDEHVLAADELREAIADLLAPQTTLLVADHAALLALAQPDGDAEAPTLDAAVSHLLSQGCEYILSMETGTHRLVNTLYCEEGQLRQDLWDRGAQRVTGITDTLGAAIAALLANGQEPAEAVREAQEYMFQAMLNAFRPGMGAYLPDRFFWARETDEDAPTASGKSDAPGEARH; encoded by the coding sequence ATGCCCAGCGACACCCCTCCGATCGTTCTGACCTTCGGCCTTTCCGACCCCACCGGCGCCTCCGGGCTGCAAGCGGACCTGATGACGCTCGCCAGCATGGGCTGCCACGGCGTCACGGTCCTCACCGGTTATACCGTGCGCGACTCGGCGAGTTGCGACGAAGTGACCGCGCTGGACCCGGAGACCGTCGCAACACAGGCGCGCATGCTGCTCGAAGACATGCCGATCGCCGCCTTCAAGGTCGGCGCGGCCACCCGCGCCGAAGTGGTGAGCGCAATTGCCGAAGTGGTCGCCGACTATGACGACGTCCCGCTGATTCTCGCGCCCGATTTCACGCTCGATGACGAACATGTGCTCGCCGCCGACGAATTGCGCGAAGCGATAGCCGATCTGCTCGCACCGCAAACCACGCTGCTCGTCGCCGACCACGCGGCACTGCTCGCACTCGCGCAGCCGGACGGCGACGCGGAGGCGCCGACGCTCGACGCAGCCGTCTCGCATCTGCTGTCACAAGGTTGTGAATACATTCTGTCGATGGAGACGGGCACGCACCGGCTCGTCAATACGCTTTACTGCGAGGAAGGCCAGTTGCGGCAGGACTTGTGGGATCGCGGTGCTCAACGCGTGACCGGTATCACCGATACGCTCGGCGCGGCGATCGCGGCATTGCTGGCGAATGGCCAGGAACCGGCGGAAGCGGTGCGCGAGGCGCAGGAGTATATGTTCCAGGCGATGCTGAACGCGTTTCGGCCCGGGATGGGCGCGTACTTGCCCGACCGGTTTTTCTGGGCAAGGGAAACCGACGAAGATGCGCCCACTGCGAGCGGGAAGAGCGACGCGCCGGGAGAGGCGCGGCATTGA